Sequence from the Angustibacter luteus genome:
TGACCAGCCAGACGACGCCGGTGACGGCGATGTTGGCCCACTGCTCGCCGGTCAAGGACGTGTCGAAGACGAAGAGTCCGGCCTGGGCGAACTGGATGTCGATCCAGGGCTGCAGGGTGTGGAACCAGTGCTGGCTGGTGGCGAGCAGGCCGAAGACGGTGGGGATGAGGAAGGTGTAGATGAAGTAGGTGACGATGGCGCCGGTCGAGTTGCGGATCAGGACGCCGAGCATGAAGCCGATGAGCAGGCTCAGGACCATGCCCAGGACGTAGTACAGGCACTGGATCATGGTCACGTCCCAGACCAGCGGGGCGCTGGTGAGTGCGGCGCCGAGCAGGTTGCCGAGCGCACCGACGGCGAAGGTCAGTGCCATGGCGGCAATCGCGATGATGACTGACGCGATGGCCTTGGCGCCGATGATCCGGTTGCGATGCGGGACAAGGGTGAACGTGGTGAGGCCGGTGCGCTGGCTCCACTCGCTGGTGACGGCCAGGATCGCGATCAGCGGCAGGATGATCACCACCGGGAAGCGGATGGCGGTCGCGAAGGTGGAGTAGGTCATCTGGTCGTCCGGGGCGAACAGGATGACGCCGATCGTGGCCAGCACGGCAGAGATCCCGATGCTCGCGATCAGCCAGAAGCCGGAGCGGGTGTCGAACATCTTGCGGAGCTCGACCCCGGTGATCCGGGTCAGCGGCATCGTGGCGACGGAGGCTCGAGGGGCGTGGACGGCGCCGACCGCGATGGCGGTCATGCCACGGCCGCTTCGGGTCGGGTGGCGGGAGGGCCCTCGCGTTGGCTGGCGGAGGTCAGCTCGAGGAACATCTCCTCCAGGCCGGCTCCCTCGGCGGCCCGCAGCTCGGTGAGCGCGATGCCTGCGTCCAGGGCGACCTGGCCGACGAGGGCGGCGTCGGCGTCGGTGCGCACGGCGCCGTCCCCGGTCGGGCTGGCGACCAGGCCCCGCTCGTGCAGGGCCATCCCGAGCGCTGGCATGTTGGTGGCCCGCACGATGGTGCCGGCCGCCTGCAGCAGCTCGGTCTTGGTGCCTCGCGAGACGATGCGGCCGAGCCCGATCATCACGATGTCGTCGGCGATGACCTCGATCTCGTGCAGCAGGTGCGAGGAGAGCAGGACGGTTCCACCGCGGTCGGCGTAGCCGCGCAGCAGGTCACGCATCCACCGGATGCCGGCCGGGTCCAGACCGTTGGCCGGCTCGTCCAGGATCAGCACCTCGGGATCGCCGATCAGGGCGGTCGCGATGCCCAGTCGCTGTCGCATCCCCAGGGAGTACTCGCCCACTCGGCGGGAGGCCTCGTCCGGGGTGAGGCTGACGACCTCGAGCATGTCCTCGACGGTGTGCCGCGGCAGTCCCATGTAGCGCTGGGCCAGGGTCAGGATCTCCCGACCGGTGCGCCCGGCGTGCTGCGCCGAGGCATCCAGCAGCACCCCTACCTCGAGACCTGGGTTCGGCAGGTCCGAGAACTGGCGACCGGAGACCGTGACGGTTCCAGAGGTGGCTCTGGTCAGCCCGACCATGATCCGCATGGTGGTGGACTTCCCGGCGCCGTTGGGACCGAGGAAGCCAGTCACCCGGCCGGGGGAGGCGGTGAAGGAGACGTCGTCCACGGCGAGGACGGTGCCGTACTTCTTGGTCAGTCCTTCGACGGTGATCACGGACGACCCCTCCTAACGGAGGTGTGAGGAGCTGCCAACTACCTGGACGGAGTCTGGTCAGCCGACGGGCATCGGCTCCGGCCGAGCCTCGGGCAGCTCGCCGGGCAGCACAGCCGGCGGGGCGGGGGGCGAAGCCATGTCCGCGGTGAGCGGGGAGGGGTTGAAGCCCTTGAAGGTCATCCAGAGCCCGAACGTCAGCTCCCACAGGGCGATGAGCAGGGCGAGGAAGAACGCCGCCGGCGAGAACTGGTCGAAGACGCCGAACATGGTGCACAGCACCGAGATCAGCAGCAGCGGGGAGCCGATCAGCCCCATGGTGGGGATGATCCGGGGCACCAGACGGGACTGGTACATGACGCTGCCGATGAGCAGTGCGCTCAGGGCGGGCATGAGCCCGGGTCCGAGCAGCACGGTCCAGTCCCGCAGGGCGACCAGCGCCTGGCCGCTGGTGACCAGCGACCCGGTGTCCGCTCCGGCCCTGCCGGCCACGTCCTGGCGCACCGTCACGATCGCCATGAGGGCGACGATGCCGCTGAAGATGATGGCGGCCTCCATCACCCGGGTGGTGACGAAGCCGAGCGCGCGGGCCTCGCTCTGTCGTTTGGCGACCGGGAAGAGGACGACGGCCGTGCCGACGCCGGCGAGGGCGTTGATCACGTCCAGCACGCACCCGAGGATGACCCGGTTGTCGCTGCCCGAGCCGAGGATGTAGTCGGAGTGGTTCAGCACCGGGTTCAGCAGGATGACCGCCGGGATGCTGGCGACGAAGGTGACTAGGTAGAGCACGCCCGCGATGAGGGCGACCCGTCGGATGGGACTCATGTGGAACCACCTGCTCAACACATGCGGTGTACGGCGTACACCTGGCATCTCGCAAGGTACGGTTTACGCTGTACACCTGTCAAGGGCGGCCCCTCGGCCACCTCGAGAGGAGGGGCAGCAGATGGCTCAGCCGACTGAGGCGGCCCGGCGCGTCCCGCTCAACAAGGACCGGGTGCTGGAGGCCGCCGTCGCGTTCGCCGACGACGCCGGGATCGAGTCGCTCAGCATGCGCAACCTCGCCCAGGGGCTGGGGGTGGTTCCGATGGCCCTGTACAAGCACGTCGCGAACAAGGAGGAGCTGCTGGACGGCATGGTCGACGTCATCGTGACCGAGATCGAGCCGGCGGTCGCCACGACGGACTGGCGCACCGCCGTCCGGCAGCGTGTCCTGTCCGCCCGACAGGCACTGCTGCGTCACCCCTGGGCGTCTCGCGTCATCGAGACGCGCACGTCGCCGACGCCCCTGGTCCTGGCCTACCTGGACTCGATGATCGGGCTGTTCCGGGCCGGCGGGTTCTCCATCGACCTGACCCACCACGTCATGCATGCCCTCGGCAGCCGCATGTGGGGTTTCACGCAAGAGGTGTTCGACGCCGCACAGACCTCGGAGAGTGTCGATCCACGAGTTCAGGCGGCGATGATCGACCAGATGGGCGGCCGGTACCCGCACATCGCGGAGCTCGCCATGGGCGCCTCCCACGAAGGGTGGTCCGTCGTGGGGCCGGGGTGCGACGACCAGTACGAGTTCGAGTTCGCACTCGACCTGCTGCTCGACGGATTCGAACGCCTCCACCACCAGGGCTGGACCTCGACCCGGCCACTCGCCCCAAGCGTCCCGGAACGTCGGGTCTAGCCCGACCGTCGGCCCCGCACCGTCCGGAGGGTCTACTGTCCAGCTGACGGCACGTGCCCCAAGTGCAGACGGCTGTACTCGCGCGACGCCAGTGCAGCGAATCGAGTCCATCGTGACGATGACCCCCGTCCCCGTGCCGAGTGCCACGCCAGGGGACGGGTCAAGTGCCTGGTCACCCGCCGTCCCCGAACCACGGGGGCACATCGGTTGGGTCGTGTTCGGGTCGTTGGCGGTCGGACTCCTCGCCGCACTGCTCCTGGTCGCCGCCCCGTTCGTCGCCGATGAGCCACGCGCCGTCACCGGTGCGGTCCTGTGCGGGTTCGCGCTGGGCTGGACGATGTTGGCCGTGCTCTCGGTGCGGTTGACCGACCAGCCTCAGGCCTGGGCCATGGTTCCCGCCGCGTTCATGGGGCTCGGTGGCCTCCTCCTGCTGCTGTTCGGCTCCTCGGTGGACACGGTGCTCAGCTGGGTGTGGCCGCCCACCTTGCTGGCGCTCGTGGTCTGGATGGTGGTGCAGGCCCACCGGCACTTGCGGAGCCGCAGCCGACGCTGGCTGCTCTACCCAGTGCTCGCGACGTTGGCGCTGGCCGCCGTGGGCGGCGCCTACGAGACGGTCAGCGCCGCCACCGACAACCCGCCTGCCATGTCCGGCCAGTCCGTCGACGTCGGTGGCCACTCCCTCCGGCTCCACTGCACCGGAAGTGGCAGCCCCACGGTCGTGCTGCAGCCCGGGGGTGGCGCGCTGTCCTCGGACATGGGCTGGATCGCGCCCCGGGTTGCCGCCGACACCCGCGTCTGCGTGTACGACCGCCCCGGTCGCGGCGGGAGCGACCCGGTCAGTACCCGCGAGGACGCTTCCCAGATCGCGACCGACCTGCACACCCTGTTGCTGGGCGCGAACGTCCCCGGGCCCTACGTGCTGGCCGGGCACTCGTTCGGTGGGCTCTACGTGCTCACCTACGCCGCCCGGTACCCCGATGAGGTCGCCGGGATGGTCCTCGTGGACACCACTGCACCGCACAAGACGCCGCCTGCCGCAGCCTCCGCCGACCCGAACGCCTACTACCCCCTGGGCCGGGTCACCACCCTGCTCTCCACCACTGCTCGCCTTGGTATGACCCGCCTGTACGCGCCGATCGAGGCCGGCACCCTGCCGCCCACGTCAGAAGCCGAAGCGCAGGCCAACCTCGCCACCGGCGCCAACCTGCGCAGCTTCGTGGACGAGTTCGCCCAAGCCAGCGCCTCGGCGACCGAGGCAGGGGCGTTCACCGACTTCGGCGCCAAGCCCTTGCTCGTGCTCACCGCCGGGACCGGAAGCGACGCCGACCTGCTCGCCAGCCATGAGCGGCTCGCGGGCATGTCGACCAACAGTGCGCACCGCGTCATCGACGGCGCGAGCCACCAGGAGCTCCTCTGGGACGAGCGGGACTCGGCCGCGACGAGTCAGGCGGTCCTGGACGTCGTCGCAGCGATCCGAGCCACGGCACCCCTGGCCCCGTAGCGCCGGCCAGGTTGGCGAGCGTCGAGCCGAAGGGATCAACCGCAAAACACGAAACCCCCACGCGAGGTGAGGGTCAGGTGTCTGGTGGAGTCCAACCAGTGGCAGGTGAAGGATTCGAACCTTCGAAGCTTTCGCGACGGATTTACAGTCCGCTCCCATTGGCCGCTCGGGCAACCTGCCGTGCCGCAGCCGGGAGTGACCCCCTGCCGCGACGGATGGAAGGATAGCAAGGACGCACCCCAGATCTGAAAACGGAGGACCCCATGGCCGACTCGTCGATGGACGTCGTGAGCAAGGTCGACCGTCAGGAGGTCGACAACGCGCTCAACCAGGCCGCGAAGGAGGTCGCCCAGCGGTACGACTTCAAGGGCACCGACGCGTCGGTGGGCTGGAGCGGCGAGACCATCCTGATCAAGGCCAACAGCGAGGAGCGCGCCAAGGCCGTCCTCGACGTCCTGCAGACCAAGCTCGTGCACCGCGGCGTCTCGCTGAAGTCCCTGGAGTCCGATGACCCCAAGCCCTCCGGCAAGGAGTTCCGGATCGAGTCCACCCTGAAGGAGGGGCTCAGCCAGGAGAACGCCAAGAAGGTCTCCAAGCTGATCCGCGAGGAGGGCCCGAAGTCGGTCAAGGCGCACATCCAGGGCGACGAGCTGCGGGTCACCAGCAAGTCCCGCGACGACCTGCAGGAGGTCCAGCGGATGCTCAAGGCGGCCGACCTCGACGTGGCGCTGCAGTTCACCAACTACCGGTGAGCACGCGGTGAACTGGGGGCGGTCGGTGCAGGCCGCCATCTACCGCGAGGGCGTCTTCGGTCGCCGTCCGGTGGTGCCGACGTCCCCTTCCGCCCTCGAGCACGCGGCGCGGCGGCGGATGAGCCGCCGCGCCTACGCCTACGTGGCCGGGTCCGCCGGTCAGGAGCGCACCGCCCAGGCCAACGTCGACGCGTTCGAGCGCTGGCAGATCGTGCCGCGCATGCTGCGCGACGTCTCGACCCCGGACGTCGGCCTCGACCTGTTCGGGGACCACCTGCCCGCACCGCTGCTGCTGGCCCCCATCGGGGTGCTGGAGATGGCCCACCACGAGGCCGACCTCGCCGTCGGGCGCGCGGCCGCGTCCCTCGGTCTGCCGGCCATCCTGTCCAGCCAGGCGTCCCGGCCGATGGAGCAGGTCGCGGACGCGATGGGCACGACGCCGCACTGGTTCCAGCTCTACTGGAGCAACAACGACGACCTCGCCCAGAGCTTCGTGCAGCGCGCCGAGGCCAGTGGCGCGAGCGCCCTCGTGGTCACGCTCGACACCCACTCCCTGGGCTGGCGCACCCGCGACCTG
This genomic interval carries:
- a CDS encoding TetR/AcrR family transcriptional regulator; this translates as MAQPTEAARRVPLNKDRVLEAAVAFADDAGIESLSMRNLAQGLGVVPMALYKHVANKEELLDGMVDVIVTEIEPAVATTDWRTAVRQRVLSARQALLRHPWASRVIETRTSPTPLVLAYLDSMIGLFRAGGFSIDLTHHVMHALGSRMWGFTQEVFDAAQTSESVDPRVQAAMIDQMGGRYPHIAELAMGASHEGWSVVGPGCDDQYEFEFALDLLLDGFERLHHQGWTSTRPLAPSVPERRV
- a CDS encoding ABC transporter permease is translated as MTAIAVGAVHAPRASVATMPLTRITGVELRKMFDTRSGFWLIASIGISAVLATIGVILFAPDDQMTYSTFATAIRFPVVIILPLIAILAVTSEWSQRTGLTTFTLVPHRNRIIGAKAIASVIIAIAAMALTFAVGALGNLLGAALTSAPLVWDVTMIQCLYYVLGMVLSLLIGFMLGVLIRNSTGAIVTYFIYTFLIPTVFGLLATSQHWFHTLQPWIDIQFAQAGLFVFDTSLTGEQWANIAVTGVVWLVIPLAIGVALSTRAEVK
- a CDS encoding ABC transporter ATP-binding protein, which translates into the protein MITVEGLTKKYGTVLAVDDVSFTASPGRVTGFLGPNGAGKSTTMRIMVGLTRATSGTVTVSGRQFSDLPNPGLEVGVLLDASAQHAGRTGREILTLAQRYMGLPRHTVEDMLEVVSLTPDEASRRVGEYSLGMRQRLGIATALIGDPEVLILDEPANGLDPAGIRWMRDLLRGYADRGGTVLLSSHLLHEIEVIADDIVMIGLGRIVSRGTKTELLQAAGTIVRATNMPALGMALHERGLVASPTGDGAVRTDADAALVGQVALDAGIALTELRAAEGAGLEEMFLELTSASQREGPPATRPEAAVA
- a CDS encoding YajQ family cyclic di-GMP-binding protein; the protein is MADSSMDVVSKVDRQEVDNALNQAAKEVAQRYDFKGTDASVGWSGETILIKANSEERAKAVLDVLQTKLVHRGVSLKSLESDDPKPSGKEFRIESTLKEGLSQENAKKVSKLIREEGPKSVKAHIQGDELRVTSKSRDDLQEVQRMLKAADLDVALQFTNYR
- a CDS encoding alpha/beta hydrolase — protein: MFGSLAVGLLAALLLVAAPFVADEPRAVTGAVLCGFALGWTMLAVLSVRLTDQPQAWAMVPAAFMGLGGLLLLLFGSSVDTVLSWVWPPTLLALVVWMVVQAHRHLRSRSRRWLLYPVLATLALAAVGGAYETVSAATDNPPAMSGQSVDVGGHSLRLHCTGSGSPTVVLQPGGGALSSDMGWIAPRVAADTRVCVYDRPGRGGSDPVSTREDASQIATDLHTLLLGANVPGPYVLAGHSFGGLYVLTYAARYPDEVAGMVLVDTTAPHKTPPAAASADPNAYYPLGRVTTLLSTTARLGMTRLYAPIEAGTLPPTSEAEAQANLATGANLRSFVDEFAQASASATEAGAFTDFGAKPLLVLTAGTGSDADLLASHERLAGMSTNSAHRVIDGASHQELLWDERDSAATSQAVLDVVAAIRATAPLAP
- a CDS encoding DUF4386 domain-containing protein; protein product: MSPIRRVALIAGVLYLVTFVASIPAVILLNPVLNHSDYILGSGSDNRVILGCVLDVINALAGVGTAVVLFPVAKRQSEARALGFVTTRVMEAAIIFSGIVALMAIVTVRQDVAGRAGADTGSLVTSGQALVALRDWTVLLGPGLMPALSALLIGSVMYQSRLVPRIIPTMGLIGSPLLLISVLCTMFGVFDQFSPAAFFLALLIALWELTFGLWMTFKGFNPSPLTADMASPPAPPAVLPGELPEARPEPMPVG